A region from the Triticum aestivum cultivar Chinese Spring chromosome 3D, IWGSC CS RefSeq v2.1, whole genome shotgun sequence genome encodes:
- the LOC123074144 gene encoding probable WRKY transcription factor 72: MDVAVERPPPVKEENKPETMEIASALPMVLESFPSTQRNSITTSKDDKLEATKAEMGEVREENERLKTLLSHIVRDYQSLQTHFQDAVKVKHQAPAADKLPAAPAPAPTATTDDLVSLCLGSGGYARPKGAHQRSLSSSSSGTETDPDDQLSLGLSSRRSTDGDDRQAARPSATPLMNLSSDSSADDDAAPGSGLPAAACPPATKARKSPGAGVDGADDEVLQQQAKKARVSVRVKCDTPTMNDGCQWRKYGQKISKGNPCPRAYYRCTVAPSCPVRKQVQRCADDMSILITTYEGTHSHPLPPAAAAMASTTSAAASMLLAGSSSSSSHGHHLPFPSAGLLGPTTISTIASCPTVTLDLTAPHSLMQQQYQSPYAAGYESKALPAAWSSGYLAPYAGGLPYYGKSSLPAMGQHFGLGMATTRAEQLYGAAHSSSYLQRTSSGGVVHGAPAAAPAVTDTIAKAITSDPSFQSVLAAAITSYMGRGAGAAAHK; the protein is encoded by the exons ATGGACGTCGCCGTCGAGAGGCCGCCGCCGGTGAAAGAGGAGAACAAGCCGGAGACCATGGAG ATCGCAAGCGCGCTTCCAATGGTCCTCGAGAGTTTCCCGTCCACGCAAAGAAATTCGATCACCACCAGCAAG GACGACAAGCTGGAGGCGACCAAGGCGGAGATGGGCGAGGTGAGGGAGGAGAACGAGCGCCTCAAGACGCTGCTCTCCCACATCGTCAGGGACTACCAGTCGCTCCAGACGCACTTCCAGGACGCCGTCAAGGTCAAGCACCAAGCACCGGCCGCCGACAAGCTCCCTGCCGCCCCCGCGCCGGCGCCTACCGCTACCACCGACGATCTCGTCTCTCTGTGCCTCGGCAGCGGCGGTTACGCTCGCCCGAAGGGCGCCCACCAGAGGtcgctgtcgtcgtcgtcgtccggcaccgAGACCGACCCCGACGATCAGCTGTCGCTCGGGCTGAGCAGCCGTCGCTCTACGGACGGCGACGACAGGCAGGCCGCCCGCCCGTCGGCTACGCCCCTTATGAACCTCAGCTCCGACAGCAGCGCGGACGACGACGCCGCGCCCGGTAGCGGGCTGCCGGCCGCCGCGTGCCCGCCGGCGACCAAAGCGCGCAAGAGCCCCGGCGCCGGGGTCGACGGAGCCGACGACGAGGTGCTCCAGCAGCAGGCCAAGAAGGCTAGGGTTTCCGTCCGTGTCAAATGCGACACCCCCACG aTGAACGATGGGTGCCAATGGCGGAAGTACGGGCAGAAGATCTCCAAGGGGAACCCGTGCCCGCGCGCCTACTACCGGTGCACCGTGGCGCCGTCCTGCCCGGTGCGGAAGCAGGTGCAGAGATGCGCCGACGACATGTCCATCCTGATCACGACGTACGAGGGCACGCACAGCCACCcgctgccgccggccgccgcggccATGGCGTCCACCACCTCCGCCGCTGCTTCCATGCTGCTCGCCGGCTCTTCCTCGTCCTCGTCCCACGGGCACCACCTCCCTTTCCCGTCCGCGGGGCTCCTGGGCCCGACCACCATCTCCACCATCGCGTCCTGCCCCACCGTCACGCTCGACCTCACCGCCCCGCACTCGCTCATGCAGCAGCAGTACCAGTCTCCCTACGCGGCAGGGTACGAGTCCAAGGCGCTGCCGGCGGCGTGGAGCAGCGGCTACCTGGCGCCGTACGCCGGGGGGCTGCCGTACTACGGCAAGAGCTCCTTGCCGGCGATGGGGCAGCATTTCGGCCTGGGCATGGCGACGACGAGGGCGGAGCAGCTGTACGGCGCCGCCCATTCGTCCTCGTACCTGCAGAGAACGTCCAGcggcggcgtcgtccatggcgcGCCCGCGGCCGCGCCGGCGGTGACGGACACGATCGCGAAGGCGATCACCTCGGACCCGAGCTTCCAGTCGGTGCTGGCGGCGGCGATCACGTCCTACATGGGGcgcggcgctggggcggcggcgcacaagtga